A genomic stretch from Nilaparvata lugens isolate BPH chromosome 8, ASM1435652v1, whole genome shotgun sequence includes:
- the LOC111046244 gene encoding ATP-dependent DNA helicase Q1 isoform X1, translating to MSGDTSSCGFISSSEEVLAAIDHELKQIDGQLRQLNQRRSELIAKKEELQDQISLKKSKELADQNWDHTDFPWYERLMKNLNNVFKIKALRPFQLPTMNATLSKLDVILIMPTGGGKSLCYQLPALVDQGFTLVVSPLLALMEDQVIALRALDIDAGMFHAEVDKAESNRLMQGMTDPKSPLKLIYATPEKLAKSKRFMSKLQKAYELNRLSRIAIDEVHCCSQWGHDFRPDYKFLGVLKPMFPDVPILGLTATATSKVTIDVQKMLDIQGCLVLKSSFNRPNLYYEVRVKPSSQKECIDELEDLLKNRFANKSGIIYTTSIKDCEELREELRKRGLRVSGYHAQLDIKLRSSVHEKWLRGEYQAVVATIAFGLGIDKPDVRFVIHHCLSKSMENFYQESGRAGRDGKPSDCILFYRLADVFKLSTMVFTQQTGLQNLYGIVDYCLDPTKCRRAIIASHFDESWESTHCDRMCDHCKCGVAPKEVDITKHCRSLLKLLSHASSQDTKMTAQKLLEAWYGKGPPKLRLSSIAVPSFSRITGDNILARLLIDGYLKEDFHFTAYSTISYIRKGPKASKVDDASLVISMKVAGKAERAATDSSAEKNDHAKKTSSSTNTKVKKETTKNGGEGISGKKRTQSESENTQIRTKVFVIEDSDTD from the exons ATGTCCGGAGACACTTCTAGTTGTGGTT ttatttcaaGTTCAGAAGAAGTCTTGGCTGCTATTGATCATGAGTTGAAACAAATTGATGGACAGCTCAGACAATTAAATCAGAGAAGGAGTGAATTAATTGCAAAGAAAGAAGAACTACAAGATCAAATTTCTCTGAAGAAAAGTAAGGAATTGGCTGATCAAAACTGGGATCATACCG ATTTTCCTTGGTATGAGAGATTGATGAAAAATCTTAACAATGTCTTCAAAATCAAGGCATTGCGCCCATTCCAACTTCCTACAATGAATGCTACTCTATCGAAGCTTGATGTCATTTTGATTATGCCCACAGGAGGTGGCAAAAGTTTGTGTTATCAGCTTCCCGCCTTGGTTGATCAAG GATTCACATTAGTTGTCTCCCCACTGTTGGCATTGATGGAAGATCAAGTGATTGCGTTGAGGGCCTTGGATATTGATGCGGGGATGTTCCACGCTGAAGTCGACAAAGCAGAATCAAATAGATTAATGCAG GGTATGACAGATCCCAAATCACCATTGAAGCTGATCTACGCCACGCCAGAAAAGCTTGCTAAGAGTAAGCGATTTATGAGCAAATTGCAAAAAGCGTATGAATTGAATCGCTTGTCCAGAATCGCCATTGATGAGGTGCACTGTTGTTCGCAATGGGGGCATGATTTCCGACCag ATTATAAGTTTCTGGGCGTTCTGAAGCCAATGTTCCCTGACGTTCCGATCCTTGGATTAACCGCCACTGCTACATCCAAAGTTACTATCGATGTTCAAAAAATGCTGGATATTCAAGGCTGCCTGGTGTTGAAGTCATCCTTCAATCGTCCTAATTTATATTACGAG GTTAGAGTGAAGCCTTCCTCTCAAAAAGAATGCATTGATGAACTTGAAGATTTGTTAAAAAATAGATTTGCAAATAAGTCTGGAATAATCTACACAACATCAATAAAGGATTGTGAAGAATTGAGAGAAGAGTTGAG AAAACGTGGATTAAGAGTGAGTGGCTACCATGCCCAGCTAGACATCAAACTGCGTTCCTCTGTCCATGAGAAATGGCTGAGAGGGGAATATCAGGCTGTTGTAGCCACCATTGCTTTTGGGCTCGGAATAGATAAGCCCGATGTGCGCTTTGTCATTCACCATTGCCTGTCCAAATCAATGGAAAATTTCTATCAG GAAAGTGGCAGAGCTGGTAGGGATGGGAAACCTTCTGATTGCATTCTGTTCTATCGGTTGGCTGACGTCTTCAAGCTGAGCACTATGGTATTCACACAACAGACCGGTCTGCAAAACCTCTACGGAATTGTCGATTATTGTCTTGATCCGACAAA ATGTCGTCGAGCGATAATTGCATCTCACTTTGATGAGAGCTGGGAAAGCACGCATTGCGACAGGATGTGTGATCACTGCAAGTGCGGAGTTGCGCCGAAAGAGGTTGACATCACCAAGCACTGCCGCTCCCTTCTCAAGCTATTGTCGCATGCCTCTTCACAGGACACCAAAATGACTG CCCAGAAACTACTGGAGGCATGGTATGGCAAAGGCCCACCAAAACTGAGATTATCAAGCATTGCTGTTCCGAGCTTCTCCAGAATAACCGGTGACAATATTCTTGCAAGACTTCTAATCGATGGGTATTTGAAAGAAGACTTTCACTTTACAGCCTACTCAACAATAAGCTACATTCGAAAAG GGCCAAAGGCGAGTAAAGTGGACGATGCAAGTCTCGTGATTTCCATGAAAGTGGCCGGAAAAGCCGAACGTGCCGCAACTGATTCATCGGCTGAGAAGAATGACCATGCGAAGAAGACCAGTAGCTCTACGAATACGAAGGTGAAGAAAGAGACAACGAAGAATGGAGGTGAAGGCATTAGTGGCAAGAAACGGACTCAAAGTGAAAGTGAGAATACTCAGATAAGAACGAAAGTGTTTGTTATAGAAGACTCTGACACTGATTAA
- the LOC111046244 gene encoding ATP-dependent DNA helicase Q1 isoform X2, producing the protein MSGDTSSCGFISSSEEVLAAIDHELKQIDGQLRQLNQRRSELIAKKEELQDQISLKKSKELADQNWDHTDFPWYERLMKNLNNVFKIKALRPFQLPTMNATLSKLDVILIMPTGGGKSLCYQLPALVDQGFTLVVSPLLALMEDQVIALRALDIDAGMFHAEVDKAESNRLMQGMTDPKSPLKLIYATPEKLAKSKRFMSKLQKAYELNRLSRIAIDEVHCCSQWGHDFRPDYKFLGVLKPMFPDVPILGLTATATSKVTIDVQKMLDIQGCLVLKSSFNRPNLYYEVRVKPSSQKECIDELEDLLKNRFANKSGIIYTTSIKDCEELREELRKRGLRVSGYHAQLDIKLRSSVHEKWLRGEYQAVVATIAFGLGIDKPDVRFVIHHCLSKSMENFYQESGRAGRDGKPSDCILFYRLADVFKLSTMVFTQQTGLQNLYGIVDYCLDPTRCRRAIIASHFDESWESTHCDRMCDHCKCGVAPKEVDITKHCRSLLKLLSHASSQDTKMTAQKLLEAWYGKGPPKLRLSSIAVPSFSRITGDNILARLLIDGYLKEDFHFTAYSTISYIRKGPKASKVDDASLVISMKVAGKAERAATDSSAEKNDHAKKTSSSTNTKVKKETTKNGGEGISGKKRTQSESENTQIRTKVFVIEDSDTD; encoded by the exons ATGTCCGGAGACACTTCTAGTTGTGGTT ttatttcaaGTTCAGAAGAAGTCTTGGCTGCTATTGATCATGAGTTGAAACAAATTGATGGACAGCTCAGACAATTAAATCAGAGAAGGAGTGAATTAATTGCAAAGAAAGAAGAACTACAAGATCAAATTTCTCTGAAGAAAAGTAAGGAATTGGCTGATCAAAACTGGGATCATACCG ATTTTCCTTGGTATGAGAGATTGATGAAAAATCTTAACAATGTCTTCAAAATCAAGGCATTGCGCCCATTCCAACTTCCTACAATGAATGCTACTCTATCGAAGCTTGATGTCATTTTGATTATGCCCACAGGAGGTGGCAAAAGTTTGTGTTATCAGCTTCCCGCCTTGGTTGATCAAG GATTCACATTAGTTGTCTCCCCACTGTTGGCATTGATGGAAGATCAAGTGATTGCGTTGAGGGCCTTGGATATTGATGCGGGGATGTTCCACGCTGAAGTCGACAAAGCAGAATCAAATAGATTAATGCAG GGTATGACAGATCCCAAATCACCATTGAAGCTGATCTACGCCACGCCAGAAAAGCTTGCTAAGAGTAAGCGATTTATGAGCAAATTGCAAAAAGCGTATGAATTGAATCGCTTGTCCAGAATCGCCATTGATGAGGTGCACTGTTGTTCGCAATGGGGGCATGATTTCCGACCag ATTATAAGTTTCTGGGCGTTCTGAAGCCAATGTTCCCTGACGTTCCGATCCTTGGATTAACCGCCACTGCTACATCCAAAGTTACTATCGATGTTCAAAAAATGCTGGATATTCAAGGCTGCCTGGTGTTGAAGTCATCCTTCAATCGTCCTAATTTATATTACGAG GTTAGAGTGAAGCCTTCCTCTCAAAAAGAATGCATTGATGAACTTGAAGATTTGTTAAAAAATAGATTTGCAAATAAGTCTGGAATAATCTACACAACATCAATAAAGGATTGTGAAGAATTGAGAGAAGAGTTGAG AAAACGTGGATTAAGAGTGAGTGGCTACCATGCCCAGCTAGACATCAAACTGCGTTCCTCTGTCCATGAGAAATGGCTGAGAGGGGAATATCAGGCTGTTGTAGCCACCATTGCTTTTGGGCTCGGAATAGATAAGCCCGATGTGCGCTTTGTCATTCACCATTGCCTGTCCAAATCAATGGAAAATTTCTATCAG GAAAGTGGCAGAGCTGGTAGGGATGGGAAACCTTCTGATTGCATTCTGTTCTATCGGTTGGCTGACGTCTTCAAGCTGAGCACTATGGTATTCACACAACAGACCGGTCTGCAAAACCTCTACGGAATTGTCGATTATTGTCTTGATCCGAC CAGATGTCGTCGAGCGATAATTGCATCTCACTTTGATGAGAGCTGGGAAAGCACGCATTGCGACAGGATGTGTGATCACTGCAAGTGCGGAGTTGCGCCGAAAGAGGTTGACATCACCAAGCACTGCCGCTCCCTTCTCAAGCTATTGTCGCATGCCTCTTCACAGGACACCAAAATGACTG CCCAGAAACTACTGGAGGCATGGTATGGCAAAGGCCCACCAAAACTGAGATTATCAAGCATTGCTGTTCCGAGCTTCTCCAGAATAACCGGTGACAATATTCTTGCAAGACTTCTAATCGATGGGTATTTGAAAGAAGACTTTCACTTTACAGCCTACTCAACAATAAGCTACATTCGAAAAG GGCCAAAGGCGAGTAAAGTGGACGATGCAAGTCTCGTGATTTCCATGAAAGTGGCCGGAAAAGCCGAACGTGCCGCAACTGATTCATCGGCTGAGAAGAATGACCATGCGAAGAAGACCAGTAGCTCTACGAATACGAAGGTGAAGAAAGAGACAACGAAGAATGGAGGTGAAGGCATTAGTGGCAAGAAACGGACTCAAAGTGAAAGTGAGAATACTCAGATAAGAACGAAAGTGTTTGTTATAGAAGACTCTGACACTGATTAA